The following are encoded together in the Parabacteroides chongii genome:
- the cls gene encoding cardiolipin synthase, whose product MLAAIHIQWVAGVIFIILYSITILGLVLVIIAENRNPLKTIPWVIVLLLAPGIGLLFYFFFGQDNRKQRIISRRTYKRIMKRPQEGKLPQDACTVPGPYQPLVTLLNNNNQSSLLYGSEIKIYTNGADKFKDLLKDIQEATHHIHIQYYIFCDDEIGTQFKNALITKAKEGVKVRLLYDDVGCWNVKNSFFDEMQDAGIEVHAFLKVAFPVFTSKVNYRNHRKIVVIDGQVGYMGGMNIADRYEKGTEWGIWRDTHFRIIGKGVHGLQSAFLIDWYVVSKKLLNDKIFYPPAKIYNEDNIMQIVTSGPVGQWRTLLQAYIFAIANAKKYIYIQTPYFLPTEGLNQTLLIAALGGIDVRLMLPKRSDTRTANMATHSFIDEMVKAGVKVYFYEPGFLHSKLMITDDALACIGSANMDFRSFEHNFEINAFVYEPSFAMQMKRVFLHDMHSCERLIPSRWLKRPVKQRLAESFMRLFSPLL is encoded by the coding sequence ATGCTGGCTGCCATACACATACAATGGGTTGCAGGAGTAATATTCATCATATTGTACTCCATCACCATACTGGGGTTGGTTCTGGTTATCATCGCAGAGAACAGGAATCCTTTAAAAACCATCCCCTGGGTCATCGTGTTATTACTGGCTCCCGGTATCGGACTGCTTTTTTATTTCTTCTTCGGGCAGGACAACAGGAAGCAGCGTATCATCTCACGCAGGACTTACAAACGTATTATGAAACGTCCGCAGGAGGGAAAACTTCCGCAGGATGCCTGTACCGTTCCCGGTCCATACCAACCTTTGGTCACGCTATTGAATAACAACAATCAATCCTCCCTCCTTTACGGAAGCGAGATCAAAATCTATACGAACGGAGCGGATAAATTCAAAGACCTGCTGAAGGATATCCAGGAGGCGACTCACCATATCCATATCCAATATTACATTTTTTGCGATGATGAAATAGGGACACAATTCAAAAATGCCCTGATCACAAAAGCAAAAGAAGGTGTCAAGGTGCGGTTATTGTACGACGATGTCGGCTGCTGGAACGTAAAAAACAGTTTCTTCGACGAGATGCAGGATGCAGGTATCGAAGTGCATGCCTTCCTGAAGGTAGCTTTTCCGGTCTTCACCAGCAAAGTCAATTACCGAAATCACCGGAAAATCGTTGTTATCGACGGACAGGTCGGCTATATGGGAGGAATGAACATTGCCGACCGGTATGAGAAAGGAACGGAATGGGGTATCTGGCGCGACACTCATTTCAGGATAATCGGAAAAGGAGTACACGGACTACAGTCCGCTTTCCTGATCGACTGGTATGTTGTCAGCAAGAAACTGTTGAACGACAAGATATTTTATCCGCCTGCAAAGATATATAATGAAGACAACATCATGCAGATAGTGACAAGCGGGCCGGTCGGGCAATGGCGCACATTGCTCCAGGCATATATCTTTGCCATCGCGAATGCCAAAAAATACATTTACATACAAACTCCTTATTTCCTTCCGACCGAAGGGTTGAACCAGACACTGCTGATCGCGGCATTGGGAGGTATCGACGTACGGCTCATGCTGCCTAAACGTTCGGATACCCGCACCGCCAATATGGCTACACATTCTTTTATCGACGAGATGGTAAAGGCTGGAGTGAAAGTTTATTTTTACGAGCCGGGCTTCCTGCATTCCAAGCTGATGATCACTGATGATGCGCTTGCCTGCATCGGCTCAGCCAACATGGACTTCCGCAGCTTCGAGCACAATTTCGAAATAAACGCATTCGTATACGAACCCTCTTTTGCCATGCAGATGAAGCGGGTATTCCTGCACGACATGCACAGTTGCGAGCGGCTGATCCCGTCACGCTGGCTGAAACGGCCCGTCAAACAACGGCTTGCCGAGTCATTCATGCGTCTGTTTTCCCCGCTCCTTTAA
- the rsmD gene encoding 16S rRNA (guanine(966)-N(2))-methyltransferase RsmD: MRIISGIYGRRRFDVPSSFSARPTTDFAKENLFNVINNLTDLEGADALDLFAGTGSISFELLSRECRSVTAVEKNNAHASFIAKVAKELKTESLHLIRGDVFRYLHSAPKQGFDFIFADPPYALKELPEVPELVFERDLLRDGGIFVMEHPKTNDFSHLPYFDQQRVYGSVNFSIFIKEEKA, encoded by the coding sequence ATGCGAATTATAAGCGGAATATATGGGCGTAGACGTTTTGATGTGCCGTCTTCTTTCAGTGCACGACCAACGACCGATTTTGCCAAGGAGAATCTTTTTAATGTGATCAACAACCTGACCGATCTGGAAGGGGCTGATGCGCTGGACCTGTTTGCCGGAACGGGAAGTATCTCGTTCGAATTGCTTTCAAGGGAATGCAGAAGTGTTACAGCCGTGGAAAAAAATAATGCCCATGCTTCTTTCATCGCCAAGGTTGCAAAAGAGCTGAAGACGGAATCTCTTCACCTGATTCGTGGTGATGTGTTCCGTTATCTGCATTCGGCTCCGAAACAGGGGTTCGACTTTATTTTTGCTGATCCGCCTTATGCGCTGAAGGAACTGCCGGAAGTACCAGAGCTGGTTTTTGAACGTGACCTGTTGCGAGACGGAGGTATATTCGTGATGGAGCATCCGAAAACGAATGATTTCTCTCATCTTCCCTATTTTGACCAGCAACGTGTTTACGGCTCCGTCAACTTCAGTATCTTTATTAAAGAAGAAAAGGCTTAA
- a CDS encoding DUF3822 family protein produces the protein MAISIPDTLTADNSGKYIMSIRLRSDGLSFSGYSPSESESFFYRNIEFDRTKPYISSLKEFFFEHEFLTYSYKRTNLVYVSPQYTVVPEEVFTEKQKTDLLSFTFSAPENKCLHNPLAHEAAEVVFGMEEEVYEFCSRSLINPAFVHHITPQLVLWKQQSRALIPRQMYVVIHRKMMDVVCFAQGKLLFVNTFGYDKPDDILYYILYVWKQVGMDQEKDQLHIYGGVSLRNSMTTTLRNYIQYISPAEIPSDAYLLGAEVVQAPLDLIALSVCEL, from the coding sequence ATGGCTATCAGTATTCCTGATACGTTGACTGCAGATAATTCTGGAAAATACATAATGTCCATCCGGCTTAGGTCGGATGGACTTTCTTTTTCAGGATACAGTCCTTCGGAGAGCGAAAGTTTCTTTTATAGAAATATAGAGTTCGACCGGACGAAGCCTTATATCTCTTCACTGAAAGAGTTTTTCTTCGAGCACGAGTTTCTTACATATTCGTATAAACGGACGAACCTGGTCTATGTGTCGCCTCAATATACGGTAGTTCCTGAGGAAGTCTTTACGGAAAAGCAGAAAACGGATCTGTTATCGTTTACCTTTTCCGCTCCTGAGAATAAATGCCTGCATAATCCGCTGGCGCACGAAGCTGCGGAAGTCGTGTTCGGTATGGAAGAAGAGGTGTATGAGTTCTGTTCCCGTTCACTGATCAACCCCGCTTTTGTCCATCATATCACACCTCAGCTGGTTTTGTGGAAACAGCAGAGCCGTGCGTTGATCCCCCGCCAGATGTATGTGGTGATTCACCGGAAGATGATGGATGTGGTTTGTTTTGCCCAGGGAAAGCTGCTTTTTGTAAATACTTTCGGGTATGATAAGCCTGACGATATCCTCTACTATATATTATATGTATGGAAACAGGTCGGTATGGATCAGGAGAAGGACCAGCTTCATATCTATGGAGGTGTTTCTCTGCGTAACAGTATGACGACTACGTTACGAAATTATATACAATATATCAGTCCGGCTGAGATACCGTCGGATGCTTACTTGTTGGGAGCCGAAGTCGTTCAGGCTCCGTTGGATTTAATAGCTTTATCTGTATGCGAATTATAA
- a CDS encoding ATP-dependent DNA helicase: MINSYLSRQITQNFPHNPTEDQFSALKTLTNFLLSTESDTLLLLKGYAGTGKTSLVGALVKTLNELKQKTVLLAPTGRAAKVFSNYSGQKAFTIHKKIYRQKAFSNEPTGFMPADNLHKDTLFIVDEASMISNDGIDSISFGTGRLLDDLIQYVYSGENCRLILMGDVAQLPPVMQTESPALNPEILRGYNLQVEEITLTQVVRQSGDSGILLNATRLRDALRNNEVEIYPKLHLKGFTDFRKVNGDELIEEISSAYSRDGIEETMIITRSNKRATIYNNGIRNRILYREEELSSGDRLMVAKNNYYWTNDCKEMDFIANGEIVQILRVKRTSELYGFRFADVTVRFQDYDLELDIKILLDTLQTDSPALPKELNDKLFYTILEDYDDIPTKAGKMKKMKANPHYNVVQVKYAYAITCHKAQGGQWMNVFLDIGYMTEEMLGEDFYRWLYTAFTRATHRLYLVNLPDEFVE; the protein is encoded by the coding sequence ATGATAAATAGTTATTTAAGCCGCCAAATTACACAAAATTTTCCACATAATCCGACGGAAGACCAATTTTCTGCCCTAAAAACACTCACGAATTTTCTGCTTTCAACCGAATCAGACACCCTTTTATTGCTGAAAGGATACGCAGGAACTGGAAAAACGTCGCTGGTCGGTGCCCTGGTCAAAACCCTGAACGAGCTAAAACAAAAAACAGTTTTGCTCGCTCCTACCGGAAGGGCAGCTAAGGTCTTTTCGAACTATTCCGGCCAAAAAGCTTTTACGATCCATAAAAAGATATATCGTCAAAAAGCATTCTCCAACGAACCGACTGGATTCATGCCTGCTGATAATTTACACAAAGATACGTTATTTATTGTTGATGAAGCATCCATGATCTCGAATGACGGGATCGATTCGATCTCTTTCGGGACCGGACGGTTACTGGATGATCTGATACAATATGTCTATTCGGGTGAAAACTGTCGGCTGATCCTGATGGGCGACGTGGCACAGCTACCGCCGGTCATGCAAACGGAAAGTCCGGCGCTGAACCCGGAAATACTCAGAGGCTATAATCTGCAGGTAGAAGAAATCACCCTGACGCAGGTTGTCCGGCAAAGCGGAGATTCAGGGATATTACTCAATGCCACCCGCTTACGGGATGCACTGCGAAACAACGAGGTCGAGATATACCCCAAGCTCCACCTGAAAGGTTTTACAGACTTCAGGAAGGTCAACGGAGACGAACTGATCGAGGAAATATCATCGGCATACAGCCGTGACGGAATCGAAGAAACAATGATTATCACACGTTCTAATAAACGGGCAACAATTTACAATAACGGAATACGCAACCGGATACTATACAGAGAAGAAGAGTTGTCATCGGGTGACCGGCTGATGGTTGCCAAAAACAACTATTACTGGACCAACGATTGTAAGGAAATGGATTTTATAGCGAACGGCGAGATTGTCCAGATATTACGCGTGAAACGTACAAGCGAACTCTATGGTTTTCGCTTTGCCGATGTGACCGTCCGTTTTCAGGACTATGACCTCGAACTGGATATAAAGATCCTACTCGACACCTTGCAGACCGATTCACCCGCTCTTCCCAAAGAGCTCAACGACAAGCTCTTCTATACCATTTTGGAAGATTACGACGATATTCCCACCAAGGCAGGCAAAATGAAAAAGATGAAAGCCAATCCTCACTATAATGTCGTGCAAGTAAAATATGCTTATGCCATTACCTGCCACAAAGCGCAGGGCGGACAATGGATGAACGTCTTCCTCGATATCGGCTATATGACGGAGGAAATGCTGGGAGAAGATTTTTACCGGTGGCTGTATACCGCCTTTACCCGCGCCACCCACCGGCTGTATTTAGTTAATTTACCGGATGAATTTGTTGAGTGA
- the rsmI gene encoding 16S rRNA (cytidine(1402)-2'-O)-methyltransferase: protein MAKLTVVPTPVGNLEDMTFRAIRVLKEADLILAEDTRTTGILLKHFEIQNKMQSHHKFNEHKTVEQIASRIKGGENIALVSDAGTPAISDPGFMLVRECVRQGVDVECLPGATAFVPALVASGLPNEKFCFEGFLPQKKGRQTRLKELSVEYRTIIFYESPFRLVKTLTQLAEFFGTDRQVSVSREISKLHEETVRGTLEEVIAHFTVNEPRGEIVIVLAGLKDKKEKETEKDV, encoded by the coding sequence ATGGCAAAGTTAACAGTTGTACCGACTCCCGTAGGCAACCTGGAAGATATGACCTTCCGGGCCATCCGTGTGTTGAAAGAAGCCGATCTCATCCTGGCCGAAGACACACGTACGACCGGTATTCTGCTGAAACATTTTGAGATACAAAACAAAATGCAATCACACCACAAGTTCAACGAACACAAGACCGTAGAGCAGATCGCCTCCCGTATTAAAGGCGGTGAAAACATCGCTCTTGTGTCGGATGCCGGGACACCGGCCATCTCCGATCCCGGCTTCATGCTTGTAAGGGAATGTGTACGCCAGGGTGTCGACGTGGAATGTCTGCCGGGAGCAACCGCATTTGTTCCGGCACTGGTAGCCTCCGGGTTACCGAACGAAAAATTCTGTTTCGAAGGATTCTTACCCCAGAAGAAAGGTCGCCAGACCCGCCTGAAGGAGTTGTCCGTCGAATACAGGACCATCATTTTTTATGAATCCCCTTTCCGGTTGGTAAAGACGCTAACCCAACTAGCCGAATTCTTCGGGACCGACCGACAAGTATCCGTGTCACGCGAAATATCCAAGCTACACGAAGAGACTGTCCGCGGAACCCTGGAAGAGGTTATAGCACACTTTACCGTGAACGAACCGAGAGGTGAGATTGTTATAGTATTAGCAGGCTTAAAAGATAAAAAGGAAAAAGAGACAGAAAAAGATGTTTAA